In Bacteroidota bacterium, the DNA window AACATAGAGACGGCCGCCCACTGCAGTAGCCGGGTACCCCAACGGGGTGAATTTCACAGCGTTTTCGTTTCCTGAAGTGGCCCAAACTACAAGTTCGTCTGCCGAACCATCGTCATAAAGGATCTCATAGGGTCCGACCGGCAGTGACCATTCAACAAGGCATTCGGTATCGGGATCGTTCACAGTAGCCAATACCCATGCCGGCGGATAAGGTTCTTCATACATCTCAACATCGATAGGGGTAACTATGCCCGCCAATGCAAATGTATCTTCAACAATCACAGTCTGGTATCCCAGTTTGGAGAAAGTCACATCGTAAACAGCCTCATCAAGATACATGGAATACTCACCGTCCGGGTCTGTAATAGTCTGATAGCTATTGGTCATACTCATAGCCGTCACAGTTGCACCGGAGATACCCAAACCGGTAACGCCATCGGTAACGGTTCCGGCAATCTGTCCTGGCATATAAACATGCATAATATTGTGTACCCATACTTCAGGAATATCCGGATCATTGGATTCACAAAGAATATCCTGAGTGTACGTACCCGGAGCATAATCCTGGGCATCATAAGTAAGTGTGAGTTCCTGGGCTCCTCCTTCAGGAACAAATCCGGTTGGAGGTTGAACATCAACAACAAAATCGGAGGGTAAGCTGAACATCAGTGCGAGATCGTTGTGGATATAAGCTGTATTATAGGCCACCTGTAATCCCAGGCTGTTATCGGCCGATTGAATACCAACTGTTCCTCCAGCTACATCAAATCCCGGATCAATATAATCGTATAAAATCAGGATCTTTCCGCTTGGGAAAAGTTGCATCTGAGCATCAACATACCTATTGCCATCGGGATATTCATAATAGGTATCAAACTGGATAACAAGACGACCGTTGATATTTTGATAATACACATGGGTATTTGGATTTCCCGGATCAAGGTCATCCCAGTACCATGCAATAAAATCAACATAGGAATTTCCTGTTGGGATTGAGTAATTTGTCAATGTAATGTAAGTGTTGGTAAATCCTATTGTACCATTGGAATTGATCCAGAACTGAGTTTTATCGACATCATAAAATGGGAAATCAAAACCGATATTATAAGGTCCTACAACATTATCATCCGACAAACCAGTAACCAAAGTACCGGTTCCTGAAATCTCAATCCAGTCGAATGCAGGCCCCCCGGTTTCATCGCTGTCGATCCAGACATAGCCAAACGGATCCGGACCACCTGCACCCAGGACTACCGGGTAGCCACTTCCTGAATACGGATCGATGGTGGTTTTCTCATCAATGATGGTAGAATTATCCATGGGGGATCCCGGTTGATTCTTTTCAATCTTAGGATCATTCAGGAGGGCGAGAGTTACGTACTCCGGGAAAGTATACTGGAGAGTACCGAGGCCATTATTATAAACCCAGGTATTTACATCCACTGTTTGACCGACCCAAACATATCCTTCCAGGGTATCCGGATCGATCAAGATATCGGGATCGGGCCATAAAACACATTCCGGACCTGCGGGAGCTGTCTGACCTTCGTCATATACTGCCTGGACTGTGTAGCAATATTCAGCATAATCAGGCAGAAAATCAGTGAAATACTGATTGGTTGTAGAGCCCACGACGGTACCATCTCTGCGGACAATAAAGAACTGGAAAGCATCACCTGCCCATGTCCAGGTCAGGTTTACCTGTCCTGTAATATCATTGACCAGGGTAACTTCGAGGTCTTCAGGGGGTGTCAATGGAGGTCCCAGGATGGTCATGGTACAAGGAATAGTGATAGTAGCAACATCCGGGTTACTTGTAAACACTATATCTGCATGATAAACTTCCCCTGCCGATGCACCTGTGGCATCAAAATGAGTAGGAACATTAACCAACCCGCCATTCGGAGGAACGGTACCTGTATAATAGTCAAGAGTAAGCCATCCATAAGCTCCGCCCATTACTTCCAGGGAATAGTCTTCCACTTCACCAAAAGAGGTTGATCCGCAAGGTTGTGGAGTATTGGCATAATCGATGCGTATTCTCATCCTGGTTAAACCGGGAATAGCATCATCGGGCACTGTGATGGTCGCGGTATAAGGACCGACGCCAGGGCTTCCGCTAACAGTAATGCTACCATCATCTGTAAAGTCCTCGTTTTGGTTCCAGTCAACCCAGATGCCACACTCATCCGCCGTCCATATCGGATTGCCGTTGGTTACGGTAATTGCATAACTTTCACCGGGAGCAACTTCTGTAGATAAATAAGTATAGTCCCCATATTGGGTACATGTGCTGGAATTATCAATTGTACCAATCTGAACGCGGGCAATGTATTCATCACATCCACCACTACCGGCACAATAGTCATCCGTATTGTCGGGTCCATCGGTTGTAGGATAGACCACTTCTGCAAACCATTCCAGTAGTCCGTCACCTGTATTAAGAATACCTGTATTCGTTGTATAGTATTCATTCGGGTTCAGTGTAACATCATGGTAGGTTGGAGAAATAAACATTGTAGGCTGGGTCAGGATCATATCCTGATAGGCAATTCCCAGCGGAGGAACATTAACGGTTTCAAAAACCTGGTTATAACCCTGTTTCCATGCAAAAACCGTCTGATCCCCTCCAGGAACTGTAGCCAGAAAATAATATCCGCTTGGACCGGAGGTTGTAATTCCAAAACCTTCAATTCCTACAGTAGCGCCTGCAATGGTAAGACCATCGCCATTAAGGACATAGCCTTCAATATCACCGGGATCAGCCGAATACCAAATCTGGAAATCATCGATATGAACGATGTCTCCTTGCTGATAATACAATTCGTAGTATTTGCAAGAAGATTGCAACGTTACTTCAAACTGTCCACCGCCCTGGTAAGCACTGAGATCATAGGTTCTTTCAACCCATTCTCCCAAATAGTTTACAGGGTTTACTGCCTGGTAATATCCCGGGCCACCACCTTCATCAGGAGTAAGATTACCGTTAACAAGCACCCTGAACCAGCAATAATCCGTGCTAAACGAATAGCCCTGCCGGAGCATGAATTGCATTTTAAGAACTCCGCCGGCACCACTGGGAATAACATCAATATAAACCGTTCCGAAATGAGTAGCCTTTGAAGGGTCAAAAGCCATAGCATATGTTGTTGGCGTTGAGCCGTAATTGGTGGATGTATTTCCATCAAAAAGCAAACCCCAACTTGAAGAATAGGCTGCATCGGCATCAATTCTGACATGTGCATCAATGCCTGCAACTGCATCGAATTCAGCGGGCATAGACCCCGATTCGAAATTTGCAAAGTAAGGGAAACTGGTAACCGGCACGGCCAATAGATTATCAGGTGCCTGATAATTTGGATCTACCGATACCTGTGGTATTTTTTGCATCATTTCCAGCTCGGCCTTGGATAAGGGTTTTACCCTGGCCTGCTGGTTCTGTGCAAATACCATTGTTGAAGTATATACTATCAACAACAATAGCAGCATTAATTGTTTAAGGTTTTTCATAGTTTAAATATTTAATGAGCATAAAAAAAATAGTGTTCGTAACTTGATTTTTCATTTAACAAAAATACTTCCGGGATGATTTCGTCTGAACCAAACCAAAATAACCAAATAATAATAAAAAAATAATTCAGCAGGCACCCTGGCAACAGCAGAAATTACAACCAAAAATGGGTGCATAGTAGAGCAGAAACACGCATCATAATTAATTAACTATAAAGAACAATCTGCATCGATAGTAAAATGAGGTCTGAAAAATATAAAAAAATGCTGCAAAATGCAATAAATAATAAAAAAAAGGCGGGAAAATCCCGCCTTTTTATATTGATTCCATTCGACCTGTTAAGGTCAATGAGGATTATTGAGCAATAACAACCTTTTTAATGATGACATTATTTTCGGTTTCGACCTTGATCATGTATACTCCGGCTTCATATCCGGTAGTGGTTACCTGCAGCATGTTGTCGTTAACAACCTTGTTGTTGTAAACAACCTGTCCTACATTGTTCATGATCGTTACGAAAGTGATGTCTTCAGTAGCTGTGATGTTAACAACATCGGTAGCCGGGTTCGGGTAGATGGCGATGCCTTCGCTTGTCAGTTCACTG includes these proteins:
- a CDS encoding carboxypeptidase-like regulatory domain-containing protein; the protein is MKNLKQLMLLLLLIVYTSTMVFAQNQQARVKPLSKAELEMMQKIPQVSVDPNYQAPDNLLAVPVTSFPYFANFESGSMPAEFDAVAGIDAHVRIDADAAYSSSWGLLFDGNTSTNYGSTPTTYAMAFDPSKATHFGTVYIDVIPSGAGGVLKMQFMLRQGYSFSTDYCWFRVLVNGNLTPDEGGGPGYYQAVNPVNYLGEWVERTYDLSAYQGGGQFEVTLQSSCKYYELYYQQGDIVHIDDFQIWYSADPGDIEGYVLNGDGLTIAGATVGIEGFGITTSGPSGYYFLATVPGGDQTVFAWKQGYNQVFETVNVPPLGIAYQDMILTQPTMFISPTYHDVTLNPNEYYTTNTGILNTGDGLLEWFAEVVYPTTDGPDNTDDYCAGSGGCDEYIARVQIGTIDNSSTCTQYGDYTYLSTEVAPGESYAITVTNGNPIWTADECGIWVDWNQNEDFTDDGSITVSGSPGVGPYTATITVPDDAIPGLTRMRIRIDYANTPQPCGSTSFGEVEDYSLEVMGGAYGWLTLDYYTGTVPPNGGLVNVPTHFDATGASAGEVYHADIVFTSNPDVATITIPCTMTILGPPLTPPEDLEVTLVNDITGQVNLTWTWAGDAFQFFIVRRDGTVVGSTTNQYFTDFLPDYAEYCYTVQAVYDEGQTAPAGPECVLWPDPDILIDPDTLEGYVWVGQTVDVNTWVYNNGLGTLQYTFPEYVTLALLNDPKIEKNQPGSPMDNSTIIDEKTTIDPYSGSGYPVVLGAGGPDPFGYVWIDSDETGGPAFDWIEISGTGTLVTGLSDDNVVGPYNIGFDFPFYDVDKTQFWINSNGTIGFTNTYITLTNYSIPTGNSYVDFIAWYWDDLDPGNPNTHVYYQNINGRLVIQFDTYYEYPDGNRYVDAQMQLFPSGKILILYDYIDPGFDVAGGTVGIQSADNSLGLQVAYNTAYIHNDLALMFSLPSDFVVDVQPPTGFVPEGGAQELTLTYDAQDYAPGTYTQDILCESNDPDIPEVWVHNIMHVYMPGQIAGTVTDGVTGLGISGATVTAMSMTNSYQTITDPDGEYSMYLDEAVYDVTFSKLGYQTVIVEDTFALAGIVTPIDVEMYEEPYPPAWVLATVNDPDTECLVEWSLPVGPYEILYDDGSADELVVWATSGNENAVKFTPLGYPATAVGGRLYVGDGTFPDGNWFGTEFAIKVYDDDGQNGLPGTLLDSIGVIVDNFGWIEFWGLNSTIENGNFYISMEQLTYAPDAAPLGVDYTTPTVNRSYSRHGSGDWGLSVYQDFMIRAYVEGPATDGFIADGAEMMRPPKLPQGIMGKHFFAMNGTTPLGIPGVELGGDIRPVTTGVAANRDVVDYDVARVSDFDPNAGPQTGTLTILTSTGNLSYNDVAYGGLAQGWYAYAVRANYTNGDVSDWVYSNIVGHLMDFEVTFEITLSTGDVPEDVELTLAGEDYPYNTYFGVTDATGIFTFDSVMMGNYAISVYKIAFETYAFLDNIQEDKYYVIQLCEKRYPPRNLWVDPLTSWAYWDMPIVEALWEEFEDATFPPLGWQSFTNSVGWFRTDDGSSSSWPIPTWDSYYACSNDDAAGSDADGSMDYLITPPL